The sequence GGCCGACTACGCAGAGCACGCCGATGAGGACCTGAAATGCGCCCCAGCCAGTCTGCAGCGTTTGGCTGGCAGCAATACCGCCGTAGTATTTCTCAGCCAGACCCGGTCCGACCTCGGGTGCACCAAGGCGGATGGTGCCCCATACGACCAGCATCAGCCCGACCGCGACGCGCAGGAATGCGATTGAAAATGCCTTCATAGTTAGTCTCCTTAAGGCCGCGTCAGCCGCGGCGCCATGAGTGATATTTTTCGACAAAGCTGAGCAGTTTTTCTGGTTTTCTAGCTTTCTTCCACTCGCCCGCGACATATTTGTTCGCTTCGGCCCAAGTGGGATAGGTGTGGATCGTGCCAAGGATCTTGTTGAGGCCCAGCCCGTGCTTCATCGCCAGCACATATTCGGCCAGCAGCTCGCCCGCATGATCGCCGACAATGGTGACGCCCAAAATGGTGTCCTTGCCCGGAACGGTCAGCACTTTGACGAAACCTGCGGTTGAGCTTTCGGCAATCGCGCGGTCGAGATCATCGAGATCGTAGCGGGTTACTTCGTAAGGTGTTTCCTGCTCCTTCGCCTCGGCCTCGCTCAGGCCGACGCGCGCAACTTCTGGATCGATAAAGGTCGTCCACGGGATCACGCGGTAATCGGCCTTGAACTTCTTGAACTGGCCAAACAGTGCATTGACCGACGCAAACCAAGCCTGATGACTGGCAACATGGGTAAATTGGTACGGCCCGGCAACATCGCCTGCAGCCAGGATATTGGGGAATTTCGTTTGTAGAAACTCATCCGTCACAACGGTGCGTTCCGTGTCGATTCCGAGTTCTTCAAGGCCGTAGCCGGTAAGGCGCGCCTTGCGGCCGACTGCGACGAGAAGCGTGTCGAATTCAACAGTCTTCTCTGTGCCGTCATGTTCGACGATCAGCTGGTTGCCGTTTTCCACGCGGACAGCCTTGTGCTGGAGCAATACGTCGATACCCGATGCTTCGAGTGCCATCTTGGCCAGTTCAGAAACTTCGACATCTTCCTTGCCGAGCAGCCGGTCTGCCATCTCGACCTGCGTCACTTGTGCGCCAAGCCGCTGCAGAGCTTGCGACAGCTCGCTACCAATTGGCCCGCCGCCCAGCACCGCGATGCGGCCCGGGATATTATCCATCTCGGAGAACGCATCCCACATCGTGTCGCTGGTGAGATAGCCCGATTCCTCGATGCCCGGCAGGGGCGGTACGAAGGGGCTACCGCCCGATGCGATGATGATGGAGCGCGTGGTTAGGCGCTGTGTCTCGCCGTCGTTGCGCGCAATTTCGACCGTCCACGGGTCGATGATCTTGGCATAGCCTTCGACCACATCGACGCCGAGGCCCGTGTAGCGCTCGACGCTGTCATGCGGCTCGATATCGGCGATCACATCGTGCACGCGCTTCATGGTTTCGCGGAAAGGCACCTCGGGCTCGACCGCTTTCAGGCCGTAGCGATCGGCATGGCGCATGGATTCGGCCACGCGGGCGGACTTAATCAGTGCCTTGCTGGGAACGCAGCCATAATTCAGGCAGTCGCCGCCCATCTTATTCGCCTCGACCAGCGTAACCTTCGCCTTCACCGTTGCGGCGATATAGGAGGAGACGAGGCCCGCAGCGCCCGCACCGATCACGACCATATTGCGGTCATAGCTCTTGGGGCGGGTGAAACCTTTGTAAACGCGGCGGCGCTGCAACCAGCCGATGATGGCTTTGGCGATCCAAGGCATGATGCCTAGCAATACGAAGCTGCCGATTACAGTCGGCGAAGCGATACCGGACAGGCTGTCGATCTGCGCCAACTGCGTGCCAGCGTTTACGTAAACGATGGTGCCCAGCAGCATGCCGATCTGGCTGACCCATGCGTAGGTCCATGTCTTGATCCGGGTCAGGCCCATCAGCAGGTTCACCACGAAGAAGGGGAACAGCGGGATCATGCGGATGGTGAAGAGATAGAAGGGACCGTCGCGCTCCAACCCTTCATTCATGGTCTTCAGCCGCTGGCCGAACTTGCTCTCGATCGTATCACGCAGGACATAACGGCTGGCGAGGAAGGCTAGCGTCGCGCCAATAGTCGAAGCGAAGCTGACTACGATCGTGCCAGTGACAACGCCAAACAAAGCGCCTGCAGCCAATGTCATGACGGCCGCGCCGGGGAGCGAAGCCGCGGTAACGGCGATATAGGCGAGGAAAAACAGCCCGATCACGAGTGCGGGGTTGTCTTGATAATAGGCATCAGCGCTGGCCGCGACGTCCTTGATACCCTC comes from Altererythrobacter sp. ZODW24 and encodes:
- a CDS encoding bifunctional TVP38/TMEM64 family protein/FAD-dependent oxidoreductase, whose protein sequence is MKKILIILALVVAIASYFLFDLGQYLSLEGIKDVAASADAYYQDNPALVIGLFFLAYIAVTAASLPGAAVMTLAAGALFGVVTGTIVVSFASTIGATLAFLASRYVLRDTIESKFGQRLKTMNEGLERDGPFYLFTIRMIPLFPFFVVNLLMGLTRIKTWTYAWVSQIGMLLGTIVYVNAGTQLAQIDSLSGIASPTVIGSFVLLGIMPWIAKAIIGWLQRRRVYKGFTRPKSYDRNMVVIGAGAAGLVSSYIAATVKAKVTLVEANKMGGDCLNYGCVPSKALIKSARVAESMRHADRYGLKAVEPEVPFRETMKRVHDVIADIEPHDSVERYTGLGVDVVEGYAKIIDPWTVEIARNDGETQRLTTRSIIIASGGSPFVPPLPGIEESGYLTSDTMWDAFSEMDNIPGRIAVLGGGPIGSELSQALQRLGAQVTQVEMADRLLGKEDVEVSELAKMALEASGIDVLLQHKAVRVENGNQLIVEHDGTEKTVEFDTLLVAVGRKARLTGYGLEELGIDTERTVVTDEFLQTKFPNILAAGDVAGPYQFTHVASHQAWFASVNALFGQFKKFKADYRVIPWTTFIDPEVARVGLSEAEAKEQETPYEVTRYDLDDLDRAIAESSTAGFVKVLTVPGKDTILGVTIVGDHAGELLAEYVLAMKHGLGLNKILGTIHTYPTWAEANKYVAGEWKKARKPEKLLSFVEKYHSWRRG